DNA from Krasilnikovia cinnamomea:
TACGGCTTGTGGATCGAGGTGATGGTCTGCTCGACCTTCAGGTCGACCCCGCCGAGGGCGTCCGTGACCTCCTTGAAGCCGCCGAAGTCGATGGCCATGACATGGTCGATGTGTACGTCCGTGAAGCACTCGACCGTGCGGACCGCGCGGGGCAGACCACCGAACGCGAACGCCGCGTTGATCTTGTTGCGGCTGCCGCTGCTGCACGGCGCGTTGTCCGCTGACGGGATCGGCACGTACAGGTCGCGGGGGATCGACACGAGCTGCGCGGAGCCGTGGTCGGCCGGGATGTGCATGAGGATCAGGGTGTCCGCGCGCCAGCCGGTGCTGGCGTCCTTGACCGCGTCCGGGTCCCGCGAGTCGCTGCCGACCAGCAGGATGTTCAGCGCGCCCTCGACCGTCTTGGCCGGGCGGCCGTTGGTGATCGAGTCGAACGCGTTCGTCCGCTTCAGGTCGTTGTCCAGGCCGTTGGCGTAGCCCATCAGCGTGACCGCCGCGACCACGCCGATGACGATCACCGCGATGCCGCCGACCAGCCCGATCCGCCCCCAGCGCGGCTTCGGCCGCCCCCGGTACGGCCGCTGCGGGCCGTCGCCACGGCCGGGACCGCGCGGCGGCGGGCCGCCCGGCCCTGCGGGGCCACCGGCCCACCCGTCACGCCCCCCGGAACGGGAGACGCGCTCGCGGTAGGCGCCGGGCACGCCCGCGCGACCCGAGGTGCGGCCGGAGCCGGGGTAGCCGGAGCCCGGAACGGAGGCGCGGCCGGTGCCGTAGGAGGACGTGGTCGGTGACATGCTTTCAGGTTACGTAAGCGCATCCAGGCATTTCGTGCATCGACACTGGGTCGGCACGAAGGGAGGAGACAATTACGCTTCGTGAGAAGTTCACTACCCGCCCGAATTGATCAGTTCCTGAAGAACTCGATCGTCCGGCGCAGCCCCTCCTCGGGCCCGACCTGCGGCTCGTAGCCCAGCAGGGTGCGGGCCAGAGTGAGGTCGGGACGGCGCTTCTCCGGGTCGTCCGCGGCGCGCGGCACCAGCTCGATCGTCGAGCTGCTGCCGGACAGCTCGACGATGAGCCGGGCCAGGTCGAGCATCGTCATCTCGTGCTCGGTGCCGCAGTTGATCGGCCCGGTCTCGGTCGAGTCGAGCAGCAGCAGGATCCCGCGGACCAGGTCGTCCACGTACGTGATCGAGCGGGTCTGGGTGCCGGTGCCCTGCACGGTCAGGGCGGCCCCGCGCAGCGCCTGGCTGATGAACGTGGGGATCGCGCGGCCGTCGTCCGGGCGCATGCGCGGCCCGTACGTGTTGAAGATCCGCACGATGGCCGTGTCCAGGCCGTGGTAGCGGTGGTACGCCATCGTGGCGGCCTCGGAGAAGCGCTTCGACTCGTCGTAGACCGCCCGCACGCCGATCGGGTTGACGTTGCCCCAGTACGACTCGGGCTGCGGGTGCACCAGCGGGTCGCCGTACGCCTCGGAGGTGGAGGCCATCAGGAAGCGGGCCGCGTCGGCCACCGCGCGGTCCAGCAGCGCCATGGTGCCGATCGAGCCGACCTTGAGGATCTCCATCGGCAGCTTGGCGAAGTCGGTCGGGCTGGCCGGTGACGCCATGTGCAGGATCGCGTCGAACCGGTCCGCCAGCGCCGGGTGGGCCGGCAGTCCCTCGGTCACGTCCGCCTCGACCAGCGTGAAGCGGGGCTCGGTGGCGAGGTGGGCCAGGTTGTCCCGGGAGCCGGTGACGAAGTTGTCCAGCGCCACGACGGTGCACCCCCGCGCCAGCAGCGCGTCCACCACGTGCGAAGGCACGAAGCCGCCGCCCCCGCTGACCAGAATCCGATGCCCGGGGCCGTACCTCTGCGTGACTGCCATGCGGGACACGATAGCGACCGGGGCCGGTGCGAATCGCGCACCGGCCCCGGTCACGCGCGGATCAGTGCGCCCCGTGCCCGGTCAGCGACCGGACCTCCAGCTCGGCGTACTTGACGCTGTCCTGCTCCTTGGAGATCACCGTGCCGAGCCAGCCGCAGAAGAAGCCGATCGGGATGGAGATGATCCCGGGGTTGTTCAGCGGGAACCAGTGCCAGTCCTGGTCCGGGAACATGGCGGTCGGCGAGCCGGACACCACGGGTGAGAAGAACACCAGCACGATCGCGGACGTCAGGCCGCCGTAGATCGCCCACAGCGCGCCGGAGGTGTTGAACCGGCCCCAGAACAGGCTGTACAGGATCGCGGGCAGGTTCGCCGAGGCCGCCACCGCGAACGCCAGCGCCACCAGGAACGCCACGTTCAGGCTCTGCGCGTAGATCGACAACCCGATCGCGATCGCGCCGATGACCAGCGCCGCGATCCGGGCCACCCGGACCTCGTCGCGCTCGGACGCCTGCCCGCGGCGGATCACGCTGGCGTAGAAGTCGTGCGCCACGCTCGACGACGACGCCAGCGTCAGGCCCGCGACCACGGCGAGGATCGTGGCGAACGCGACCGCCGCGATGATCGCCAGCAACACCGCCCCGCCGGTCTCCCCGCCGAAGTAGTCGATGCCGAGCGCTTGGGCGAGCTGCGGGGCCGCGGTGTTACCGGCCTTGTCCTGGGCGGTGATCGCCGTGCCGCCGACCAGGGCCGCCGCCCCGAACCCGAGGGCCAGGGTGAACAGGTAGAAGGTGCCGATGATGCCGATCGCCCAGAGCACGCTCTTGCGGGCGGTCCGGCTCGTCGGGACCGTATAAAACCGGGTCAGGATGTGCGGCAGCCCGGCCGTGCCCAGCACCAGGGCGATGCCGAGCGAGAACAGGTCCATCTTGCTGTAGAAGGTCTCCAGCGCGGTGGGCTTCTCGACGCCGTACCGCAGGCCCGGTTCGAGGAACGCGTCGCCCTTGCCGGACGCCTTGGCGGCGTCGCCCAGCAGGGTGGACAGGTTGAACTTGTAGTGCGCCAGCACCAGCAGCGTCATCACCAGGGCGCCGCCCATCAGCATGAACGCCTTGACGATCTGCACGTACGTGGTGCCCTTCATGCCGCCGACCACCACGTAAATGATCATCAGGGCCCCGACCAGGATGATCGTGGCGACCTTGGCGGTGTCCGCGTCCATGCCCAGGAAGGTGGTGTCCGCCTTGATGCCCAGCAGCAGGCTGACCAGCGCCCCCGCGCCGACCATCTGGGCGATCAGGTAGAAGATCGACACGGCGATAGTGGAGACCGACGCCGCGGTGCGCACCGGACGCTGGCGCATCCGGAACGCCAGCACGTCGGCCATCGTGTACCGGCCCGAGTTGCGCAGGAACTCCGCGACCAGCAGCAACGCGACGAGCCAGGCGACCAGGAAGCCGATGGAGTAGAGGAAGCCGTCGTAGCCGTACAGGGCGATCAGGCCGGCGATGCCCAGGAACGACGCGGCCGACATGTAGTCCCCGCCGATGGCCATGCCGTTCTGGAAGCCGGAGAACGACCGGCCGCCCGCGTAGAAGTCCGTCGCGGTCTTGGTCTGCCGGCTGGCCCAGACCGTGATCCCCAAGGTAAAGGCGACGAAGACCAGAAAGAGCGTGATCGTCAGCGTACGGGAGGTCGAGGTGGCCGCCTCCGCGGCGAACAGATGCGGTTCCATCACGCCTCCCCGCTCTCGATCTCAGCGTGGATCTTGTCGGCCAGGGGGTCCAGCTCCTTGGCGGCGTACCGGGCGTAGTACCAGGCGATGAGGAACGTCGAGACGAACTGGAGCAGGCCGAAGACCAGCGCGACGTTGATGTTGCCGATGATCTTGATACTCATGAAGTCCCGCGCGTACGCCGAGAGCAGCACGTACAGCGCGTACCAGAGAAAGAACGCGATCGTGGTCGGGAAGATGAACCGGCGAAGCTTGTGCCGCAGCTCGCCGAACTCCGCGGACTGCTGGACGGCGACGTACCGGTCCGCCGTCGTGACGTCCCGGGTCCCGGGTCCCGGGTCATCGGGGGTCAGTTCCGTGGTCAACGTGGCTCACCACCTTCGTGGGGGCGGGTCTTTCGCGCACCGTACGAAGGAGTTCGGGCCAGGTGGGGGAGGCTGGTCGGGACGTGCGCCGAACGGGCGTCCCACTGCGCCGATCGGTCAGTCGGCCAGGCGACGGTAGCGGCCGCGGAAGTGCGCCAGCGGATCCGGGGCGGCGTCCAGCCGTACCGTCTCGATGGTCGCCTCCACCAGCAGCGACCAGCCGAACGGGCGTGACCCGTCGAGGCGGCAGCCCGCCCAGGTGCGGGCCCCGGCGGGCACCGGGCCGTATTCGGTCTGCTCCCAGGCGCCCTGCGCGAACAGGCCGCCCGGTGCGGGCATCAGGCCCGCGAAGCGGTCGGCGAGCTGCTGGTCGTCCACGTCGAGGAGGATGACCGCGAAGCGGCCCGCCACCGAGGCGGCGTCCCAGAAGTCGCTTTCCTCGTCCACCAGGCCCGCGATCCGGCCGGGGTCGCCGTCCGCGACGACCACGGAGGAGACGGTGAGGCCGGCCGGGCCGGGGGCGGTCCACAGGGTGACCGCGGCGGCGAGGCGGCCGCGCAGCCTACGTAGCGGTGAGCGCTCCTGGTCAGGGGTGGCGAACGGGTCCGTGGAGTGGATCTGCGCGCCGGGCTCGATCGGATTCACAGGATCATTCTCGCCCTCCGGAGAACTCACGTAGCCGATCGTCGCATCCGGTAGGTGAGGGGTCCGCACAGCCGCGCGACCATGCAGTTGACCGCGTGCTCAACGGCTTGGCCCGCGGCATCGACGTTCGTACGGGTCAGGACGAGGATCGGCTCGTGCCACTCCACATCCAGCAATTCCGCCTCGTCCGCCTCCGGGTGGCGAGCGATGATCTGCTCGACGACGTCGGCGGGAGCGTGGCCGATTGCGGCGAGTGCGGCTACCGCACCACCCCGAATCTTTCCTGGGCTGGCGAGATCAGAATCGGCCGCGATGGAGGCCGGGTAGTAGGACGTCGCAATCTCCACCGGACGGTCGTCCAGCAGCATCAGGCGGCGCCGGCGAACCACACGGTCGGTGTCGTTCAGACGCAGGGCGGTTCGGACAGAGGCGGGGACCTCCGCCGTGACGGACACATCGAGCAGGCGCTGACTGCCTGACTTGCCTCGGGCGGCGGCGTCCGCCGACCACGCGTCGCCCGCGCCCGCGCGTACGTATGGATCGGACGTCGTTTCGCCGCGCTGGTCCGTCATTCCGATCGCCTCCCGCTACGCCGCTCCGAGCCATGCTGCCCGATCGGAATCTGTTGCGCTGCGG
Protein-coding regions in this window:
- a CDS encoding DUF485 domain-containing protein, which encodes MTPDDPGPGTRDVTTADRYVAVQQSAEFGELRHKLRRFIFPTTIAFFLWYALYVLLSAYARDFMSIKIIGNINVALVFGLLQFVSTFLIAWYYARYAAKELDPLADKIHAEIESGEA
- a CDS encoding solute symporter family protein; protein product: MEPHLFAAEAATSTSRTLTITLFLVFVAFTLGITVWASRQTKTATDFYAGGRSFSGFQNGMAIGGDYMSAASFLGIAGLIALYGYDGFLYSIGFLVAWLVALLLVAEFLRNSGRYTMADVLAFRMRQRPVRTAASVSTIAVSIFYLIAQMVGAGALVSLLLGIKADTTFLGMDADTAKVATIILVGALMIIYVVVGGMKGTTYVQIVKAFMLMGGALVMTLLVLAHYKFNLSTLLGDAAKASGKGDAFLEPGLRYGVEKPTALETFYSKMDLFSLGIALVLGTAGLPHILTRFYTVPTSRTARKSVLWAIGIIGTFYLFTLALGFGAAALVGGTAITAQDKAGNTAAPQLAQALGIDYFGGETGGAVLLAIIAAVAFATILAVVAGLTLASSSSVAHDFYASVIRRGQASERDEVRVARIAALVIGAIAIGLSIYAQSLNVAFLVALAFAVAASANLPAILYSLFWGRFNTSGALWAIYGGLTSAIVLVFFSPVVSGSPTAMFPDQDWHWFPLNNPGIISIPIGFFCGWLGTVISKEQDSVKYAELEVRSLTGHGAH
- a CDS encoding UTRA domain-containing protein; the protein is MTDQRGETTSDPYVRAGAGDAWSADAAARGKSGSQRLLDVSVTAEVPASVRTALRLNDTDRVVRRRRLMLLDDRPVEIATSYYPASIAADSDLASPGKIRGGAVAALAAIGHAPADVVEQIIARHPEADEAELLDVEWHEPILVLTRTNVDAAGQAVEHAVNCMVARLCGPLTYRMRRSAT
- a CDS encoding flavin reductase family protein, whose translation is MGYVSSPEGENDPVNPIEPGAQIHSTDPFATPDQERSPLRRLRGRLAAAVTLWTAPGPAGLTVSSVVVADGDPGRIAGLVDEESDFWDAASVAGRFAVILLDVDDQQLADRFAGLMPAPGGLFAQGAWEQTEYGPVPAGARTWAGCRLDGSRPFGWSLLVEATIETVRLDAAPDPLAHFRGRYRRLAD
- a CDS encoding NAD-dependent epimerase/dehydratase family protein, coding for MAVTQRYGPGHRILVSGGGGFVPSHVVDALLARGCTVVALDNFVTGSRDNLAHLATEPRFTLVEADVTEGLPAHPALADRFDAILHMASPASPTDFAKLPMEILKVGSIGTMALLDRAVADAARFLMASTSEAYGDPLVHPQPESYWGNVNPIGVRAVYDESKRFSEAATMAYHRYHGLDTAIVRIFNTYGPRMRPDDGRAIPTFISQALRGAALTVQGTGTQTRSITYVDDLVRGILLLLDSTETGPINCGTEHEMTMLDLARLIVELSGSSSTIELVPRAADDPEKRRPDLTLARTLLGYEPQVGPEEGLRRTIEFFRN
- a CDS encoding LCP family protein — encoded protein: MSPTTSSYGTGRASVPGSGYPGSGRTSGRAGVPGAYRERVSRSGGRDGWAGGPAGPGGPPPRGPGRGDGPQRPYRGRPKPRWGRIGLVGGIAVIVIGVVAAVTLMGYANGLDNDLKRTNAFDSITNGRPAKTVEGALNILLVGSDSRDPDAVKDASTGWRADTLILMHIPADHGSAQLVSIPRDLYVPIPSADNAPCSSGSRNKINAAFAFGGLPRAVRTVECFTDVHIDHVMAIDFGGFKEVTDALGGVDLKVEQTITSIHKPYRVFKKGTMHMNGAEALDWIRQRKQFARGDFARMQHQQEFLKALMDKAASTGTLTNPGKLNDFLKAVTAAVTVDQDFSLTDMAVQFRNIRGDKLTFITSPNVGSQTIAGQSVVVSDREKALALYKAVSADKMTEWMATNQPSAAAKAGK